One Lycium barbarum isolate Lr01 chromosome 5, ASM1917538v2, whole genome shotgun sequence genomic window carries:
- the LOC132639516 gene encoding uncharacterized protein LOC132639516 — MAKSEDEDDNENQEVNFFDVQKNLKSYSQKKLISLTNVLIDTNHSLINEKKVLNEKIQGLEQVGDDTVVNIVDLKELVEDLTRDNALLISQMNKWVNTPLKQVASKTHFELEIELKKAKMNLSAELEKNKQLQEVLRHMKIELDKSLHWTCSSEKIAAMCKGNDGLSYNLLSVSQICDKGNRVEFLSHLCTITNLKTGEVVLTVKRYKNIYAVDFGSSDDGDLICLSAVDDNAELSHRRLGHASFTLLNKLVAKDLVGGLPNVKFKDHKVCDAYIKRKKVKTSFKPKKEVSTFRPLELLHMDLCGPMRIQSRGGKKYIFVIVDNFSRFTWTLFLRTKDETFPMFVAFVKQIQVKLGHQVVSIRSDYSIEFDNANFNEFCTENKISHNFSAPRTPQSLLEKTPYELLNEKKHKLTYLKEIGCKCFTLNNGKEALGKFDAKKLGSKGTQSGEAEDGDLLIPDEVLEITNRKAEMMNQVEERNEEDAQNIQMMPRVADAVLSTPGAEQISGDHGSVDANDGSNVEAPGPSSTKIQVSKWKHKISHPLDNVITPLDSGIQTRSKVRNMFAYSAFISQIEPKNIKEELEDAD; from the exons ATGGCCAAGTcggaagatgaagatgacaatGAGAATCAAGAGGTAAATTTCTTTGACGTTCAGAAAAACCTGAAAAGCTATTCTCAAAAGAAATTAATATCTCTTACAAATGTACTGATTGATACCAATCATAGCCTTATTAACGAGAAAAAAGTTTTAAATGAAAAGATTCAAGGGTTAGAACAAGTAGGGGATGATACGGTAGTTAATATTGTTGATTTGAAGGAACTAGTTGAAGATTTAACTAGGGATAATGCTCTGTTGATTAGTCAGATGAACAAATGGGTGAACACCCCTCTAAAGCAAGTGGCTAGTAAGACTCATTTTGAGCTTGAAATTGAACTCAAAAAGGCTAAAATGAATCTCTCTGCTGAGCTAGAGAAAAATAAGCAACTTCAAGAGGTCTTAAGACATATGAAAATTGAGCTTGATAAGTCTCTTCATTGGACCTGTTCCTCTGAAAAGATTGCTGCTATGTGCAAGGGTAATGATG GTTTAAGCTACAATCTGCTAAGTGTGTCCCAAATCTGCGACAAAGGAAACAGAGTGGAGTTCTTGTCTCACTTGTGCACTATCACCAATCTTAAGACTGGTGAAGTGGTACTAACTGTAAAAAGATACAAGAACATTTATGCAGTAGATTTTGGCTCATCTGATGATGGTGACTTGATATGTCTCAGTGCTGTGGATGATAATGCTGAGTTGTCGCACAGGAGACTGGGACATGCAAGTTTCACTCTACTGAATAAACTTGTGGCAAAGGACCTGGTCGGTGGGCTACCAAATGTCAAGTTCAAAGATCACAAGGTGTGTGATGCATACATAAAGAGGAAGAAGGTCAAGACTTCTTTTAAACCAAAGAAGGAAGTAAGCACCTTTAGGCCACTTGAGCTGCTTCATATGGATCTTTGTGGGCCTATGAGGATTCAAAGCAGAGGTGGCAAGAAGTATATTTTTGTAATTGTTGATAACTTTTCAAGATTCACTTGGACTCTGTTTCTAAGAACCAAGGATGAAACATTCCCTATGTTTGTAGCCTTTGTGAAACAGATTCAAGTGAAGTTGGGACACCAAGTTGTAAGTATAAGATCTGATTATAGCATTGAATTTGACAATGCCAACTTTAATGAATTCTGTACTGAAAATAAGATTAGTCACAACTTTTCTGCTCCTCGAACACCTCA GTCCTTGCTTGAGAAGACACCCTATGAGCTGCTGAATGAAAAGAAACACAAGCTAACTTACCTTAAGGAAATTGGATGCAAATGCTTTACTCTCAACAATGGTAAGGAGGCCTTAGGAAAGTTTGATGCTAAAA AGTTGGGAAGCAAAGGGACACAAAGTGGTGAAGCAGAAGATGGAGACCTCTTAATTCCTGATGAGGTCCTGGAAATCACAAATAGAAAAGCTGAAATGATGAATCAAGTTGAGGAAAGAAACGAAGAAGATGCACAAAATATCCAGATGATGCCAAG AGTAGCCGATGCGGTGTTAAGTACTCCTGGTGCTGAACAAATAAGTGGAGATCATGGATCTGTAGATGCGAATGATGGATCAAACGTGGAGGCACCTGGTCCCTCAAGTACTAAAATTCAAGTATCCAAATGGAAGCACAAAATATCTCACCCTCTTGATAATGTAATTACTCCCTTAGATTCTGGCATCCAAACCAGGTCTAAGGTAAGAAACATGTTTGCCTACTCTGCTTTCATTTCTCAAATTGAGCCCAAGAATATCAAGGAGGAATTGGAAGATGCTGATTAG